A genome region from Alistipes dispar includes the following:
- a CDS encoding sulfatase family protein: MKNNNRFILGGLATAALTGCGGQPEPPRRPMNILYIMTDDHTSQMMSCYDGRYASTPNLDRIAEEGVRFTNSFVANSLSGPSRACMLTGKHSHKNGFYDNTTCVFDGSQQTFPKLLRKAGYETAIVGKWHLESLPTGFDHWEILPGQGDYYNPDFIRQTGDTVRCEGYITNIITDKSIEWLEHGRDPEKPFCLVVHHKAQHRNWMADTCDLALFEDRTFPVPETFYDDYEGRPAAAAQEMSIASNHDMDPIYDLKMRQPGRKSRLSDAYEAMIGRMNPEQRAAWDRFYEPIAADFYARNPQGRELAEWKFTRYMRDYLKTLKSLDDNVGRLLDYLEESGLAGNTLVVYTSDQGFYMGEHGWFDKRFMYEESLRTPLVMRMPGGAKGQIAEMVQNIDYAPTFLELAGAPVPEDIQGRSLLPLLRGGHPEDWRESIYYHFYEYPAEHMVKRHYGVRDERWKLIHFYDDIDVWELYDLEADPRELHNLFGNPAYAAEQERMMKELVKLQTQYDDTAAMEKNASYDRKR; encoded by the coding sequence ATGAAAAACAACAACCGCTTCATTCTGGGCGGTCTCGCGACAGCCGCCCTGACGGGCTGCGGCGGACAGCCCGAACCGCCCCGCAGGCCGATGAACATCCTCTACATCATGACCGACGACCACACGTCGCAGATGATGAGCTGCTACGACGGCCGCTACGCCTCGACCCCGAATCTCGACCGGATCGCCGAAGAGGGCGTGCGCTTCACGAACAGCTTCGTGGCGAACTCGCTCAGCGGCCCCAGCCGCGCCTGCATGCTCACCGGGAAGCATTCGCACAAGAACGGATTCTACGACAACACCACCTGCGTGTTCGACGGCTCGCAGCAGACCTTCCCCAAACTCCTCCGCAAGGCCGGATACGAAACGGCCATCGTCGGGAAATGGCATCTCGAAAGCCTCCCGACGGGCTTCGACCATTGGGAAATACTGCCCGGGCAGGGAGACTACTACAACCCCGACTTCATCCGGCAGACGGGAGACACGGTGCGCTGCGAAGGCTATATCACGAACATCATAACCGACAAGAGCATCGAGTGGCTCGAGCACGGACGCGACCCGGAGAAGCCCTTCTGTCTCGTGGTGCACCACAAGGCGCAGCACCGCAACTGGATGGCCGACACGTGCGACCTCGCGCTTTTCGAGGACCGCACGTTCCCCGTGCCGGAGACCTTCTACGACGACTACGAAGGACGTCCGGCAGCCGCCGCACAGGAGATGTCCATCGCCTCGAACCACGACATGGACCCGATATACGACCTCAAAATGCGGCAGCCGGGCCGGAAAAGCCGCCTCAGCGACGCATACGAGGCGATGATCGGGCGCATGAACCCGGAACAGCGCGCGGCGTGGGACCGCTTCTACGAGCCGATCGCAGCGGACTTCTACGCCCGCAACCCGCAGGGGCGCGAACTGGCCGAATGGAAGTTCACCCGCTACATGCGCGACTACCTCAAAACGCTCAAATCCCTCGACGACAACGTGGGACGGCTGCTCGACTACCTCGAGGAGTCGGGACTCGCCGGGAACACCCTCGTAGTGTACACCTCCGACCAGGGATTCTACATGGGAGAGCACGGCTGGTTCGACAAACGGTTCATGTACGAGGAGTCGCTGCGGACCCCGCTCGTGATGCGGATGCCGGGCGGTGCGAAGGGACAGATCGCAGAGATGGTCCAGAACATCGACTACGCCCCCACGTTCCTCGAGCTGGCCGGAGCGCCCGTACCCGAGGACATTCAGGGCCGGTCGCTGCTGCCCCTGCTGCGGGGCGGGCATCCGGAAGACTGGAGAGAGTCGATCTACTACCATTTCTACGAATACCCGGCCGAGCACATGGTGAAACGCCATTACGGAGTGCGCGACGAACGGTGGAAGCTGATACACTTCTACGACGACATCGACGTGTGGGAACTCTACGACCTCGAAGCCGATCCCCGCGAGCTGCACAATCTCTTCGGAAATCCGGCCTACGCCGCCGAGCAGGAGCGGATGATGAAGGAGCTGGTGAAACTCCAGACGCAGTACGACGACACGGCGGCGATGGAAAAGAACGCATCCTACGACCGTAAAAGATAG
- a CDS encoding BT_3987 domain-containing protein — MRTILNGRCRALLAGAALLTTAFGCDNADLGAIDNAAYIAEAQKETSSTVEVGNDGATASLTARLGGKADGEYSFRIEADPEVLERFNALNGTSYTLLPETGYEIPGDPLVIGTGDVAATPVAIKILPYTQEMDDSGQTYALPVTLRSLDGRMTVLDDASQFLIVCNRKKIVPAPVFNSEYATGGVTKRNRVILNMKDAPITFTAYTFEFMMYKEAFDYRNYMIVGFDNEDGLGNRMWVRFEASSTTADQENRWMQINSVVKPAVTATAPCEAKKWQHVAIVFDGSSTKLYLDGSLVADKATASPSITFRHFSFLPQPSYCTSTISFREARLWNTVRTEAQLKNNMNSVDPNSEGLLGYWKMDEGQGYVFKDATGHGNDGECTYSNAGDIWDPQVYGPATGLKWVEDMNEMDE; from the coding sequence ATGAGAACGATACTGAACGGCCGCTGCCGGGCGCTGCTCGCCGGCGCGGCGCTGCTGACGACCGCCTTCGGCTGCGACAACGCCGACCTCGGAGCGATCGACAACGCAGCCTACATAGCCGAAGCGCAGAAGGAGACCAGCTCGACGGTGGAGGTCGGCAACGACGGAGCCACCGCGTCGCTGACGGCCCGGCTGGGCGGCAAGGCCGACGGCGAATACTCCTTCCGGATCGAAGCCGACCCGGAAGTGCTGGAGCGGTTCAACGCCCTGAACGGAACCTCCTACACGCTGCTGCCCGAAACGGGCTACGAAATTCCCGGAGACCCGCTCGTGATCGGGACCGGCGATGTGGCGGCGACGCCCGTCGCGATAAAGATCCTGCCCTACACGCAGGAGATGGACGACTCGGGACAGACCTACGCCCTGCCCGTCACGCTGCGCAGCCTCGACGGCAGGATGACCGTGCTGGACGACGCCTCGCAGTTCCTCATCGTCTGCAACCGCAAGAAGATCGTTCCGGCCCCCGTCTTCAACTCGGAGTATGCGACCGGCGGCGTCACGAAACGCAACCGCGTGATCCTGAACATGAAGGATGCGCCGATCACCTTCACGGCCTACACCTTCGAATTCATGATGTATAAGGAGGCGTTCGACTACCGCAACTACATGATCGTCGGCTTCGACAACGAGGACGGACTGGGCAACCGCATGTGGGTGCGCTTCGAAGCCTCCTCGACGACCGCCGACCAGGAGAACCGCTGGATGCAGATCAACTCCGTGGTGAAACCCGCCGTGACGGCCACCGCGCCCTGCGAGGCGAAGAAATGGCAGCACGTGGCGATCGTCTTCGACGGTTCATCGACGAAGCTCTACCTCGACGGTTCGCTGGTGGCCGACAAGGCCACGGCCTCGCCCTCGATCACCTTCCGCCACTTCTCGTTCCTGCCGCAGCCGTCGTACTGCACCTCGACGATCTCGTTCCGCGAAGCCCGTCTGTGGAACACGGTGCGCACCGAGGCCCAGCTCAAGAACAACATGAACAGCGTGGACCCCAACAGCGAAGGACTGCTGGGATACTGGAAGATGGACGAAGGCCAGGGCTACGTCTTCAAGGACGCCACGGGCCACGGCAACGACGGCGAGTGCACCTACTCGAACGCCGGAGACATCTGGGATCCGCAGGTCTATGGACCGGCCACCGGACTGAAGTGGGTCGAGGACATGAACGAAATGGACGAGTAA
- a CDS encoding family 20 glycosylhydrolase: protein MEHAILRAAVSFAASLALTACAAPAAEELPTLLPQPRETVWKSGSYRLPERVRIGYDSPELAATAGYLAEALAPYATATTAEGEGDITLSTDTASLAEEAYRLSVSRPGIRITAGSPRGAANGIATLRQLLPPGAVREAEIPCTEIADEPAFGWRGAMLDVSRHFFDKEEILGLLDQMARLKLNKFHWHLTDDQGWRIEIRRYPDLTGKGAWRHFNKQDTICTGRARRELNDDFLLPEKRLRTEGADTLYGGCYTQRDIREIVSYAAARGIDVIPEIDMPGHFLQAIEHYPWLTCFRPETWSEQAFSSPLCLGRDDVLRFCEEIWEEVFELFPYEYVHIGGDEVNMKNWNRCPRCRARMRAEGLADGHALQAWFTRRMQRFFTEHGRRMIGWDELLADEVDPATTIMWWRPWEPQSVSDATRRGCDVIVSAQSWFYFSLEEDAGSLARTAGFEIRPDSLSDEQKARIKGIQGHLWTEKVPSWSRAEYMLYPRLLIVAEKGWCAPERVSEESLMPRLLRYCERLDAEGINYRIPSLRNYHEFCVFTDSVRTTAECPLPTAILRYTLDGSVPTAASQRYTGPMTFRDDATLRLRAFHADGRTGDWVTIRYEKCGFARPAEPRETQPGLLAEWYFKRFPDCAAIGGAQADGRCVADSVHFPQEATGRRAVGIVFRGYIDVPEKGIHTFALASNDGSVLRIGDRVVIDNDGEHPLLEKTGQAALSAGLHPLELRFFDYNGGKVQLSLVSEDGSRRTLDGKWLRHVPAESR, encoded by the coding sequence ATGGAACACGCAATCCTGCGGGCCGCCGTATCGTTCGCGGCGAGTCTCGCACTCACCGCCTGCGCGGCTCCGGCGGCCGAGGAACTTCCGACGCTGCTTCCCCAACCACGCGAAACGGTCTGGAAAAGCGGTTCGTACCGGCTGCCGGAACGGGTGCGGATCGGATACGACTCGCCCGAACTCGCCGCGACGGCCGGGTACCTCGCCGAAGCGCTCGCACCCTACGCCACCGCGACGACGGCCGAAGGCGAGGGCGACATCACGCTCTCGACGGATACGGCGTCGCTGGCCGAAGAGGCCTACCGCCTCTCGGTCTCCCGCCCGGGCATCCGCATCACCGCCGGATCGCCGCGCGGCGCGGCGAACGGCATCGCCACGCTGCGGCAACTGCTCCCGCCCGGCGCAGTCCGGGAAGCGGAAATTCCCTGTACGGAAATCGCCGACGAACCGGCCTTCGGCTGGCGCGGGGCGATGCTCGACGTGAGCCGCCACTTCTTCGACAAGGAGGAGATCCTCGGGCTGCTCGACCAGATGGCCCGGCTCAAGCTCAACAAGTTCCACTGGCATCTGACGGACGACCAGGGCTGGCGCATCGAAATCCGGCGTTACCCCGACCTGACCGGGAAGGGCGCCTGGCGGCACTTCAACAAGCAGGACACGATCTGCACGGGCCGCGCGCGCCGGGAGCTGAACGACGACTTCCTGCTGCCGGAAAAGCGGCTGCGGACCGAGGGGGCCGACACGCTCTACGGCGGCTGCTACACGCAGCGGGACATCCGCGAGATCGTCTCCTACGCCGCCGCACGGGGAATCGACGTGATTCCCGAGATCGACATGCCGGGGCACTTCCTGCAGGCCATCGAACACTACCCGTGGCTCACCTGCTTCCGACCCGAGACCTGGAGCGAGCAGGCTTTCTCCTCGCCGCTCTGTCTGGGCAGGGACGACGTGCTGCGGTTCTGCGAGGAGATCTGGGAGGAGGTCTTCGAACTCTTTCCCTACGAGTACGTCCATATCGGCGGCGACGAGGTGAACATGAAGAACTGGAACCGCTGTCCGCGCTGCCGGGCCCGGATGCGTGCCGAGGGGCTGGCCGACGGCCACGCCCTGCAAGCGTGGTTCACCCGCCGGATGCAGCGCTTCTTCACCGAACACGGCCGCCGCATGATCGGCTGGGACGAACTGCTCGCCGACGAGGTAGATCCGGCCACGACGATCATGTGGTGGCGTCCCTGGGAGCCGCAGTCGGTGAGCGACGCGACCCGCCGGGGCTGCGACGTGATCGTGAGCGCGCAGTCGTGGTTCTATTTCTCGCTGGAGGAGGACGCCGGATCGCTCGCGCGCACTGCCGGATTCGAAATCCGCCCCGACTCGCTCTCCGACGAGCAGAAGGCCCGCATCAAAGGCATCCAGGGCCACCTCTGGACCGAAAAGGTTCCCTCGTGGTCGCGCGCCGAGTACATGCTCTACCCGCGGCTGCTGATCGTGGCCGAGAAGGGTTGGTGCGCGCCGGAGCGCGTCAGCGAAGAGTCGCTGATGCCGCGGCTGCTCCGCTACTGCGAACGGCTGGACGCCGAAGGGATCAACTACCGGATCCCCTCGCTGAGAAACTACCACGAATTCTGCGTCTTCACCGACTCGGTCCGGACCACGGCCGAATGCCCGCTGCCGACGGCGATCCTGCGCTACACGCTCGACGGATCGGTCCCGACCGCCGCATCGCAGCGCTACACGGGTCCGATGACCTTCCGCGACGACGCCACGCTGCGCCTCCGGGCCTTCCATGCCGACGGCCGCACGGGCGACTGGGTGACGATCCGCTACGAGAAATGCGGCTTCGCACGGCCCGCCGAACCGCGCGAAACGCAGCCGGGACTGCTGGCCGAGTGGTATTTCAAGCGTTTTCCGGACTGCGCCGCGATCGGCGGAGCGCAGGCCGACGGACGGTGTGTGGCCGATTCGGTCCACTTCCCGCAGGAGGCCACGGGCCGGCGGGCCGTGGGAATCGTCTTCCGCGGATACATCGACGTGCCGGAGAAGGGCATCCATACCTTCGCACTCGCCTCGAACGACGGCAGCGTCCTGCGGATCGGCGACCGCGTGGTGATCGACAACGACGGCGAACACCCGCTGCTCGAGAAGACCGGACAGGCGGCCCTTTCGGCCGGACTGCACCCGCTCGAGCTGCGTTTCTTCGACTACAACGGCGGCAAGGTGCAACTGTCGCTCGTCAGCGAGGACGGCAGCCGCCGGACGCTCGACGGGAAGTGGCTGCGGCACGTTCCTGCGGAAAGCCGGTAA
- a CDS encoding glycoside hydrolase family 18, protein MKKNIIRLSALLLAAAPLAACDDWTEPEAQDFTQRFPESYYENLRAYKASDHSITFGWFGGWDPKAATTGSSLMGIPDSVDLVANWASFYLTEEQKAEAKAVKAKKGTDVVVTLLLMDIGRTITPDEVTAGITGKDEIARAMRHYWGWSDDADAAEIEAAIRKYASAVVDVVLENEYTGLDLDYEPSYSDHKGNIVNDLPSQGDIYAGTTPAERTFWFVDECGRRLGPKSDSGKLLIVDGEVAKMPVGTIEYFDYYILQTYSLSYQSNLDTRLGALIGAFSDVLDEKTITNRTIVCENFEPEALWKNGGTTYVLPDGSTTNSLHGMATWQPYTGYRKGGFGAYQMQNDFKNDCYKYYREAIHAMNELENANE, encoded by the coding sequence ATGAAAAAGAACATCATAAGACTGTCCGCCCTCCTGTTGGCCGCGGCTCCGCTCGCAGCCTGCGACGACTGGACCGAACCCGAAGCGCAGGACTTCACGCAGCGCTTCCCGGAATCCTATTACGAAAACCTGCGGGCCTACAAGGCTTCCGACCACTCGATCACCTTCGGATGGTTCGGCGGATGGGACCCCAAGGCCGCCACGACCGGATCGAGCCTGATGGGCATTCCCGACAGCGTGGACCTGGTGGCCAACTGGGCCTCGTTCTACCTGACCGAGGAACAGAAGGCCGAAGCGAAGGCCGTGAAGGCGAAAAAGGGGACCGACGTGGTCGTGACACTCCTGCTGATGGACATCGGCCGCACGATCACGCCCGACGAGGTGACCGCAGGCATCACGGGCAAGGACGAAATCGCCCGGGCGATGCGCCACTACTGGGGCTGGTCCGACGACGCCGACGCGGCGGAAATCGAAGCCGCGATCCGCAAATACGCCAGCGCAGTGGTGGACGTCGTGCTGGAAAACGAATACACGGGCCTCGACCTGGACTACGAGCCGAGCTATTCGGACCACAAGGGGAACATCGTGAACGACCTGCCGTCCCAAGGCGACATCTACGCCGGAACGACTCCCGCCGAGCGGACCTTCTGGTTCGTGGACGAATGCGGCAGGCGCCTCGGCCCGAAATCGGACAGCGGCAAGCTGCTGATCGTGGACGGCGAGGTGGCCAAAATGCCGGTCGGCACGATCGAATACTTCGACTACTACATCCTGCAAACCTATTCCCTCAGCTACCAAAGCAATCTGGACACCAGACTCGGAGCGTTAATCGGCGCTTTCAGCGATGTGCTCGACGAGAAGACGATCACCAACCGCACGATCGTCTGCGAGAACTTCGAGCCGGAGGCCCTGTGGAAGAACGGCGGCACGACCTACGTGCTGCCCGACGGTTCGACGACCAACTCGCTGCACGGCATGGCTACGTGGCAGCCCTACACGGGCTACCGCAAGGGAGGCTTCGGCGCCTACCAGATGCAGAACGATTTCAAGAACGACTGCTACAAGTACTACCGGGAGGCCATCCACGCGATGAACGAACTGGAAAATGCCAACGAATAA
- a CDS encoding SusD/RagB family nutrient-binding outer membrane lipoprotein encodes MKTNRIFRRIGRLTAMGATLAAVACTGSFEEYNTKPYRPSDEDLEGDNVGVGILFPSMMEWMMHVQVNASQYHDVLLGDELGGYASAVKSYQGQNIATYNPSDDFNDPLFENTFSNFYGNYFQIMTETGGEGPVYELSRIIRVASMLRVTDAYGPIPYSKMQNGTFSVPYDSQRDVYMAMIDDLDEAMESLHTFAAAGGGSLLSDFDISTYKGDVSLWIQFANTLKLRMAIRMSGVEPEAQRIAEEAVAAIDTYGLIDANAENLQFTLTSRRNPYYTQATSESWQDLRSNANITMYMNAYEDPRRSSYFSKSGYDETYAGVRSGIENVLPTTYASFSYPLFAETDPVPVMYAAESWFLRAEGALLGWAMGDTPENLYNTGVKTSFEQWGCSSSYEGYIASTLTPRLAYTDPAGKHDQPNFGQAVSVKWADDGHELERIITQKWIANHMIGHEAWADFRRTGYPKMMMAVNNLGAAGGMWGSVDGDRGMRRLHYPQSEYDNNRENVLGGIQLLGGPDEYSTDVWWAKKQN; translated from the coding sequence ATGAAAACAAACCGGATATTCCGCCGGATCGGCCGGCTGACCGCAATGGGCGCGACGCTCGCGGCCGTGGCCTGCACCGGCAGCTTCGAAGAGTACAACACCAAACCCTACCGTCCGTCGGACGAGGACCTCGAGGGCGACAATGTCGGCGTGGGCATCCTCTTCCCGTCGATGATGGAATGGATGATGCACGTGCAGGTGAACGCCTCGCAGTACCACGACGTGCTGCTGGGCGACGAGCTGGGCGGCTATGCATCGGCCGTGAAATCCTACCAGGGCCAGAACATAGCGACCTACAACCCGTCGGACGACTTCAACGACCCGCTGTTCGAGAACACCTTCTCGAACTTCTACGGCAACTACTTCCAGATCATGACGGAAACGGGCGGCGAAGGCCCCGTGTACGAACTGTCGCGGATCATCCGCGTGGCCTCGATGCTGCGCGTGACCGACGCCTACGGTCCGATCCCCTACTCGAAGATGCAGAACGGAACCTTCTCCGTGCCCTACGACAGCCAGCGCGACGTCTATATGGCGATGATCGACGACCTGGACGAGGCCATGGAGTCGCTCCACACCTTCGCCGCGGCCGGCGGCGGTTCGCTGCTGAGCGACTTCGACATCAGCACCTACAAGGGCGACGTCAGCCTGTGGATCCAGTTCGCCAACACGCTCAAGCTGCGCATGGCGATCCGCATGAGCGGCGTGGAGCCCGAGGCGCAGCGTATCGCCGAGGAGGCCGTGGCCGCCATCGACACCTACGGACTGATCGACGCCAACGCCGAGAACCTGCAATTCACGCTCACCTCGCGCCGCAACCCCTACTACACGCAGGCGACGAGCGAATCGTGGCAGGACCTGCGCTCGAACGCCAACATCACGATGTATATGAACGCCTACGAGGACCCGCGGCGCAGCTCCTACTTCTCGAAGTCGGGCTACGACGAGACCTATGCGGGCGTGCGCTCGGGAATCGAGAACGTGCTGCCGACGACCTACGCCTCCTTCTCCTACCCGCTCTTCGCGGAGACGGACCCCGTGCCGGTCATGTACGCCGCCGAGAGCTGGTTCCTGCGGGCCGAAGGAGCGCTGCTGGGCTGGGCGATGGGCGACACGCCCGAGAACCTCTACAACACGGGCGTGAAGACCTCCTTCGAGCAGTGGGGCTGCTCGTCCTCCTACGAAGGCTACATCGCCTCGACGCTGACGCCCCGACTCGCCTACACCGACCCCGCGGGGAAGCACGACCAGCCGAACTTCGGCCAGGCCGTCTCGGTGAAATGGGCCGACGACGGACACGAGCTGGAGCGCATCATCACCCAGAAGTGGATCGCCAACCACATGATCGGCCACGAGGCCTGGGCCGACTTCCGCCGGACGGGCTATCCCAAAATGATGATGGCCGTGAACAACCTCGGCGCCGCAGGCGGCATGTGGGGCAGCGTGGACGGCGACCGCGGAATGCGCCGCCTGCACTATCCGCAGTCGGAATACGACAACAACCGGGAGAACGTGCTCGGCGGCATCCAACTGCTCGGCGGTCCCGACGAATACTCCACCGACGTATGGTGGGCCAAGAAACAGAACTGA